The following DNA comes from Porphyromonadaceae bacterium W3.11.
AAAGTAGTAGTTGCGGCAAGAGGTAGGGCAGGGATAGATCCCCAACCTTGCATAGTCCCATTATAGTCACTACTCTTAGGATCCACGACGTTTCTAACGTAGCTATCTCCGGGATTCTGAGGATAGAGCCCATTAGCTGACCATGTAATCATTCCTATAGTGCTCTTCAAATTCATAAACTTTCCATTGGTAATTGAACTACCGACGAAGACACTACCTGGATAGATTTGGTTACTGGATGGATTAAAAATACTCATCTGATCAAATGCAAATCCAGCATTATATACTTTCTTTTGATTGATAATAACTCCATGGATATTATCATAAATAGCATCGATTACGGCAGTCCCATCTACTGGAGGCTCTATCGGGCTTAGTGGGGGAATGATAACGCCATCTTCATCACCATTTGCACGAGTCATACCATCGGCTAATGGTAACGATAGCTTCGAAAAATCAGTGATTTCGTTGTCAGATTCTGTAACACTAGAATTATCAGAATCTCGAGGTTGTCCATCTGTATTACTGCATGCTCCAAAAAGCAGACTTAAGGACATAAAAACCAGAACAGCTTTAACGCTTGAAATAATGTTCTTTTTCATAATTCTTTTGTTATTTATGTAGTTATTTATTTTTATTTGATTGAGTAAACTGGGAGAAAAGTGTCTGTCCATTTCTTCCAATGGCACGTGTCGATGTTCCTTGAGGTCCATCGGTCTCTACAATTGTGCTAGGAACTTCTTGGACACCTTCAACATCATGGAATAATTCAAAGACAATACTACCACTATAGTCTAGGCGTGTATTACGACGAGTGTTAAATATATACTGTCCATGCATTGCATTGAAAAGCAAGTCTTGAATTTTTACAGAGACAGTTCGCTTTCCTAGATCTTGACCTACAATCGTACCTGCAGGATTTGTATTGTGAAATTCAGACTCTATCTCTACACGTTTGTCTAAGAAGTCGTGCATGCTCATTCCTTCTGGTCTTATCAACTTTACTTGATATTCTTCAGGGTTGTCAAAAGGAGAACTTTGATCCTTCTTAACTTTCACATAGTGCTCTTTAGGTATAGAAATTAATGGATATTCTTGAACCTCATTAGTTCCTGTTAGTTCTGAAGGAACCTTAAGTGTAGTATTTCCCCAGACATATATATCTTCTCTATTTCCAGCTTTAGCTGATATTGAAGATGACCTAAACGAAAAAGTTATGGACTCACAATCTTTCACAAAGTAGCTTTCAGTGACTGGATATTCACCAGTCAAAAGTACACGTGCGACTGAATTATCGTCAGCATACCTCATGGTCATAGCTATCGGCACAGCATCATAAGAGTGCAATGGCTCAGACAGAGCCTTCTTAAAACCTTCCCATCCTTCTGTAACAAATTGGCCATGTGAGCCTGATTCTCCTCCAATGATTACAAATTGAGTAAGAGAAGTATCTAGAATTTTTTTGTACTTCGAGCTAATTTCTAATGAGTACTTAGGAACTAAGATCTCTAAAGCAGCTAAGAGTTCTAAGTAATCATGATCTGTCGAAATCAAAGCATAGCCTAGTCGTCCGTAGAAAATATCCGAAATATACACGGGTAGGACACCATCCATAGAAGCTACGTTTGCTTTCTGTAAAATCGGCCTTCTGGGGATATCCATAGATATCGAATAAGCCTTTTGGATAAATTTTACTAAGATGTGAGTTTTCAGTTCACCTACTTTTCCGGATAAACTGAACCCAGCCTTAATTTCTTCAGTATCGATACCAATTCCAAACTTTGAGCTAAATTCTTTTAGACTGTTCACTTCAGTCACCTCAAAAGTAGTAGTAGTAGCAGTTGGATTTTTTGGAACTGAGTTCCACTCCTGAAGTACACCTGTATAATCACTGAAGTTAGGATTCAGAGTCTTAGCAACAAATTTATAACCCGTATTTTTAGGCGACAAATCTGGAGAGGACCATGTGATATCACCTACTTCTTGTTCCTTGACTGGTATATACCTACCATTTGAGATAGAGTTCCCAACCAATACATTGCCAGGAAATATCAAGTTACTCATTGGGTTAAAAAGCAGATATTCATTAAATGTTACACCAGCCCTGTACATTGAACTGCGGCTAATAATAACTCCTTTTATACCATTTAGTATAGTAGGGGTTATATCTTCACCCTCGGATGGTTCCCCAATAGGTACTGGATCTGGAACATTTTCATTGGCTCGAATCATGCCAGCCCCAGCCGGTAATCCCTCAAGGCTTACACCTTTACCAGCTTGATAGCTATCAATGGAGTCAATTTCCGCTGATTTGTTTTGACAACCGAAAGTTGTCATCGAAAGAGCTATAAAAAGCAAAGAAAACTTTTTGATAACTCCTTCTTTTTTGTAGCAAGTTTTTTGACAAATTCTCATAGTCTTTGTTTTTTAAGAAATATGTTATCTAAATAATGTGTATAATCATACAATATAAGTTCAGCTTATATGAATAAATACAAATAATTCATCTCGTGACAATATTACATAAAATTTATTGTTTTTATGTTGTTTTTATGTTAAATGATATCTTAATAATGTTTCGTACATGATAAATTACTATGAATTCAAGCTTAAACTGATGATACATATCCAAGAAATGGAGCTAACACTATGTCTAGTTATAAAAAAATGCTCCATTATATGAAAATTGTTTTGATCAAGGTGATTACTAAACGATGTTTTTACTGGCAATATAATATCGTCATTAGACCAGAGTAGGTGACTATCTACAATATTCATATGATCGTTCTTCTTTGATATCATTATGAACTTAACATAACCCCTATTATAACCGCATGGATATATTAAGGACAGGAATAGTCAGCTCTATATATTATTGTTATATTTGATGTCAGTTATCAATACAAGAAAATTTCAAATCGTATGAATCAAAATAGAATTACAGAATTACTTGGCATCGAATATCCTATTGTCCAAGGAGGTATGGTGTGGTGCAGCGGACATAATCTAGTAGCTGCCGTTAGTAATGAAGGTGGTCTAGGAGTATTGGGATCAGGATCTATGTATCCAGATCAACTCCGGGAAGAAATCAGAAACACTAGAAAACTAACAGACAAGCCGTTTGCCGTTAATTTACCTCTAGTATATCCAGATATTGCTCAGCACATTGATATAATTATCGAGGAAAACGTACCAATAGTTATAACTTCAGCTGGTAATCCTAAAAGCTGGACCAAACATCTTCACGACCATGGTATCAAGGTTATGCATGTCGTAAGTAGCTCTAAATTTGCTCGTAAAGCGGAGTTGGCTGGTGTTGATGCCATTATAGTAGAGGGGTTTGAAGCTGGCGGTCACAATGGAAGAGAAGAGACAACAACAATGTGCCTAATCCCAGCGGTAGTTGATTCTGTCAATGTCCCAGTTATAGCCGCAGGCGGTATAGCTTCTGGTCGTGCTATGGCAGCAGCCTTTGCTCTCGGTGCAGAAGGGATTCAGATCGGAACTGCTTTTGCTCTAAGTGAAGAGAGTTCGGCTCACGAAGACTTTAAAAATCATTGCTTAACCCTAGAAGAAGGTGATACTAAGTTGCTTCTTAAGAAATTGGTCCCCACTCGACTTGCAAATGGTAAATTTTTAGAAGAAGTAGAGACCGCTGAATCTAGAGGTGCTTCAAAGGAAGAACTTCAAATACTTCTTGGAAAAGGGCGAGCAAAAAAAGGTATATTTCTTGGTGATTTAGATGAAGGTGAGTTAGAAATTGGACAAATCAGCTCTACCGTAAAGGAAATAAAGTCTGTAAGAGATATTATGGAGGGTATCCTCAAAGAATTTAGATCAATATTGAGGGAAGTAGAAAAAATATCAATCTAATCTTTCGTTTGTAATAAAGCAAAAGAGAGGCATGATCCAGTATCTCTGATGAGTTGTTGAATCATGCCTCTCTTCTTATGCTTAATAATAAAAAACCACTTAGATCTTCAACGCACCGATAATTTCATTAACATCAGAAATAGAATGTCGATCCATATAATCACTCATCTCCTCCAACATCTTTAAGGTGCATAATGGATCAACAAAATTGTAAGTCCCGACCTGAACTGCAGTAGCCCCTGCTAGCATAAACTCAATGGCATCTATACCATTAGTAATACCCCCTATTCCTATCACTGGTATCTTTACCGCGTTCGCTACTTGCCACACCATTCGGAGGGCAATAGGCTTAATCGCTGGTCCCGACAAACCGCCAGTCACGGTAGAAAGTATAGGGCGTTGACGCTCAGCATCTATAGCCATTCCTAGAAATGTATTAACAAGGGACAACGCATCAGCCCCATGATCCTCTGCAATTGAGGCCATACGAGCTATGTTTGTAACGTTAGGTGAAAGTTTTACTATTAAAGTCTTGTGATAAACAGCACGAATCTCCCTAACAATTTCTGCAATACCCTTTTCCGAAACCCCGAAGGCCATGCCTCCTTCTTTAACATTGGGGCACGAGATATTGAGCTCGATAGCGTTAATCCGCTCCAGCTCGTTCATCTTATGAGCAACAGCCACATAATCCTCTATTTTAGAGCCATTAATATTGGGTATAATTTCGGTCCCTAGCTGAATAATTTCAGGATATATTTCATTTACATAATAATCCAACCCATTATTCTGCAATCCCACAGCATTAAGCATACCACTTGCTGTCTCTGCCATTCTCTGAGGAGCATTACCCTGACGAGGCTCCAAAGTAGTACCCTTAGTAAAAATGGCACCGAGTTCACCAACATCATATATCCTATTCATTAGGAGCCCATCACCAAAGGTTCCAGATGCAGTAGTAATTGGATTCTTAAGCTCCAGATTATTAATTTTTACAGAAAAGTTCTTCATACCCATTTACCACATCAATTTATTAACATCGAACACCGGTCCATCTGTACACACTGATTTATACCCATCTATGGTTGGTTCTGTACAACAGAGACAAACTCCGACTCCACAAGCCATATGATTCTCGAGAGAAGCCTCACAGTGAATATTTTTTTCTCTAGCTATTTTTGCCACAGCCTTCATCATTGGGGTCGGTCCACATGTATATATACAGTTATAAGCATTGGGCTCATTAATAATATGATGTTCTGTAACAAACCCCTTTTCGCCCCATGACTCATCTTCAGTGGAAATATGTAGCGTTCCACATTTTTGAAAAGAGCTTAGATCTGGAAATAAAGTCTTCGTTTTAGCCCCGAATAGAAATGTTGGCTTTATCCCATTCTCTTTCAAACTCTTACCTAACATTAATAAAGGAGCAATTCCCACACCTCCACCAATAAGCAGAGGTTTGATATTTTGCTTAGGCTCTTCTGGAAACCAAAGCACGGGAGACGTAAAGCTATTACCTAAAGGAATAATGATACTGAAAACGTCTCCTATACGGGCTTTACTCAATGCTTGAGTACCTTTTCCTACATTTAATATGAGTAAGCCTAACGAATTATCATCTACATTATATATGGATATAGGACGGCGGAGAAAAGCGCCGCATCCACTTGGCACCTGTATTTGTACAAATTGCCCAGGTCTGCAATTAGGAATTTTCACCTTCTCATCCAGGGGAGAAAGTACCATTAGGTATAACGTTGGAGAGTAAAACTGCATTTTATCTACTTTAAAGTCAATGACTTTAATAGCTCTACCTGAATAATTCAGCTTATTATATTCACTCACAGTATTCATATAATATCAGTCGTTAATCAATGTGCACGATATTTCTTTCCCGCAAAAGTAATTAAAATTATGCCTATTTACTCTCTTTCTCAGGAATAAAGCTTTCAAATGTATTATCATCATAATAAACGATAATTCTTTTGACACTAGCCTTGGGTGGTACCATTTTTTGTTCTGAATAGCTTTTGCTTGGAGATTCAGAAAGACCAATCCGCTGAATAGCATTAGGATTATGATGAGAAGCATCTACATCAGCAGATGAATCTTGCTGTATTTGACTGGCATTTATATACTTTTCTTCTTCACCTGCAAAGGGCGTCTCTTGATGTTCCTCGAATAAACTCTTGTGAGATGTAAACGCCTTGTTATTAGGATAATCATTAAGTGGACTGAGAGAATTGTTATCCATAGATTCTTGTGAATCTCTGAGAGGATGTCCTTCACCATTAATTAACCAATGACTACTATATCTTGTATAGGCACTTAAAATCTTATTGACAACCTCCATGCTTGGATTATTACGCCCCGTCAATACATGGCTTAAAGTAGAAGTATTTATCCCAGTGATTCTTGAAAACTCTGCCTGAGAAATATCCTCCATTTCTATTATTTTTTTGATTCTATCCTTTACATCCATATGTGAATTAGAACGAAACTATACATATACACAAAGTACACATAATAAATATAAATACATACACACAAATATACCTAATATAATTCACTTATATACGTAGATACATACTTAATAATAATCGAATCCATTTCTATCCTCATCTGTTAAACATTCATTCATTTAAATTATCTTTGTAATGCGCTGGTTTACAACAGCATAAATATATGTAAACACGTGTTGTATAAAGAATTATCGAAGTATTTATGATTGTTTTGTCTTGAGTTGCTAAATACTGATTAGTTTACACCTATATATGATTGATTTTCTGATTATTATGATTTAGGATAAGAGGAGTATCACCTCATAACAATCAAGGAACTAGCATTAGCAATTATTTACACTTCATGTATGTATCGAAAATTCTTATATACATAAACAAAGTATATATATGTATTCCCCTACTCTTTTATTAATATTTTATATATGGTTATACATACACATGTATATATTTCCAGATAAAAACAATATATATATACATACCTTGCCTAAATTGTAGATATTATAATTGTCAAAATATTGACAGAAGAGTATTTTCTATATATCATTCTGATTTAGCTAAGAAAGTTATGGGAATTCCATTTTCATGACAAAACGGCTCTTTATAGAGATTATTAATTTTGAGAATGATTCACACCACCTTCACGTGGCTATGAATGCTTAGAAATAGAAAGATCCTATTCTAGAAATAATCACTATTTGAGGAGTTCAAATTCTTCCTATAGGAAGCAGTCTTTCTTCTTGTATGAAAAAATAATTCTTCCTATAGGAAACTTTTCTGCATCATATAACTAAAAAATAGCTTGTGTTTATGCTTGTCTTCTTTTGAAAAAAAGTTTCTTGCAATGACGTTATTCCAAATCCTACGTAGTGTTGCCCTTCATATTAATCTATTCATAATATATGCTTCTAATTTCTAGTGGCATTTCTAGTTTCTTCCTAAAATCGCTTACAATTGGGACGAATGATTAATCTGATCTAAACCTATTATTATGTAGATAACTCTATAAAAAAGTAGTCAAAATAATTTCTTGGGTATTAAATAAGTGTAATGAAATATATCACACCTTGTATTCAGGGATAAAATGGGTATTTTTGTATTTTATAAAAAGAAACATTAAGGAGATAGATATTATAAAATATGGCTGAAAATAAGCTGACAAGAAAAGATTTTGAGATTATGGCTCCTGTAGGGAGTTGGGAATCTCTGCATGCCGCGATACAAGGTGGAGCCGACTCTATTTACTTTGGAATAGAGGGCTTGAACATGAGAGCACGCTCTGCAAAGACCTTTGATACCGAGGATATGCGTCAGATCGTGAGGATCTGTAATGAACATAGTATCAAGACCTATCTTACGGTTAATACTATTATATATGATAATGATATGTCTCTATTGCATAACATTATAGACTCGGCAAAGGATGCAGGTGTATCTGCGATAATTGCATCTGATATAGCAGCCATGAATTACGCATTTACTCAAGGCGTTGAGGTGCATCTAAGCACTCAGCTTAATATCACGAACGTAGAGGCATTGAAGTTTTACTCACGCTTTGCAGACGTCGTGGTATTAGCTAGGGAGCTAAATCTTGATCAGGTAGAAGTGATTCACAATGCTATTGAGAAAGAGCATATAACCGGTCCACTAGGAGAACTAGTGCGTATTGAGATGTTTGCACACGGAGCCTTATGTATGGCGGTTAGTGGTAAATGCTACCTTAGCCTTCACGAAATGAACTCTAGTGCTAATAGGGGTGCGTGCAATCAAATTTGCCGACGTAGTTATTTGGTACAGGATACTAGTAGTAACTCGTCCCTAGAGGTTGAAAATCAATATATCATGTCGCCAAAAGACCTCAAAACGATTCACTTCATGAATAAAATGATGGATGCTGGGGTGCGTGTATTTAAAATAGAAGGCCGTGCTAGAGGCCCTGAATATGTACGTACCGTCTGCGAGTGCTATAATGAAGCCATTCTTGCACATTTAGAGAATACATATACTGAAGAAAAGATTAGGGATTGGGATGAGCGATTAGCGAAAGTCTTTAATAGAGGATTCTGGGACGGTTATTACTTGGGACAAAGACTTGGGGAATGGACTCATAAGTATGGTTCTTCGGCAACAAGGGTAAAGACTGCTGTCGGAAAGGTCATCAAGTATTTCTCAAACATTGAGGTGGCGGAATTTGAGTTAACGAATGACGTTGTAAAAAATGGAGATGAACTTTTAGTCACAGGACCCACCTCTGGAGCAGTCTTTTTCATAGCCAATGATATGAGGCTAGATGACGGCCCAGTTGATGAGGTACACGACAAAGGGGTACGATTTAGTATCAAAGTACCAGAGAAAGTACGACCTGGTGATACATTGTACATAATGAAGATGGTTGAAAATAAAAATAAGAGTAAATATTTATAAGACGTTGATAATGATGATGAAAGATCAAGTATTCCAACTACAAACACTGCCTAAAAAAGAATATCTTTTTTTGTTAGAAATGAAGGTTAGAGATTATGAATGTGACCTTCAAGGAGTTGTAAATAACTCTAACTATCAGCGATATATGGAGCATGCTCGTCATGAGTTTCTGGAATCAATAGGAGATAATTTTTCTAAAATGCATGATGAGGGATATGATGCCATGGTCTCTAAAGTTGAGATTTCATTTAAGCAACCACTTAGGAGTGGTGACAGGTTCTGGGTGGGCGTTAATTGTAGGAAAGAGGGTGTACGCTTCATTTTTGATGAGGATGTGATCAAGATAAAGGACCAGCAGCTAGCCGCCTCTGGAAGTGTCCATACTGTAGTGTTGAAGGATGGCGTCCTTACAAGGGGTGAATATATTGACGAATTACTTAATAAGATCTTAGGTTAATGCCCTTATTTACATCTCCTAGCTCTATAACTGAGGAGCAGTTATCACTGCTCCGATTAAGCTGCATTGATGGAATAGGCCCTGTAACAGGAAGGGGCTTAATAGAGCATTTCAAAACAGCCAAAGCTATATTGAGTGCTTCCAAGCAAGAGTTGGCGAAGGTTTCTGGAGTAAAAAGTAAGCTAATAGATCTAATTCATGGAAGGAGTGGATATGAAAAAGCAGACCAAGAGATGGAGATTCTCAAAACATTGGCTGATAATAACCATCCTTTGCGACTCTACTTCTTAGGAGATGAAGATTACTCACCATACCTATCACACTGCTATGATGCTCCTTTGGTATTATATGTAAGAGGAGAGATACCAGTAGATGGTCCCATGATTTCTATCGTTGGGACAAGACGTAATACTTATTATGCCGAAGAGTCATTAAGGTACATTATATCAGGTCTAGCAGAAGCTAGACCTGATATAATTATCGTTAGTGGGCTAGCATACGGCGTTGATCGGTTGGCACATGAATTAGCTCTTGAATATGGTCTTCGCTCTTTAGCTGTGGTTGCTCATGGGCACTATACACTTTATCCATCGGCTCACATACGACTTGCCCACCAAATCATTGAGACTGGAGGTGGGATTATCACTGAATACAGATATAATACTAGAGCTTTACCACAGAGATTTGTGGCCAGAAATAGAATAGTGGCAGGGCTAAGTCAAGCAACAATTATAGCTGAGAGTGCTATGAAAGGGGGTGCCTTAATCACAGGAAATTTAGCCTTTGACTACGGACGTCAGCTATATGCTATTCCTGGAAGGATATTTGATAAAGCATCCGAGGGATGCAATAAGATGATAGCGTTACAAAAAGCGAGTATCCTTACATCCCCTGAATATTTGCTCAGGGAATTGAATCTAATACAAAATCAACCTAAGCAAAAACCACTTCCTTTTATCGAAGATATACCCGAAGAAGAGAATCCCATCTTAAGACTTCTCAGAGAGGTTGGAGAATTATCCATTGAAGATTTATCTCTTAGGCTGGGTAAGGAACTAACTACGATTTCGGCAGAATTATTCGATCTCGAATTAGATAATAAGATTAGAGCCTTACCAGGAGGAAAGTATTCTATAAGAAATATCTAACACGGATTAAGCTCTCGTTATGAATGCATTGTGCTGTTGCTGTGTATGCTTCATTTATCTCACTCAACGACAGACTCGTCTTGCTGCAATGAGTCCACTACTTCTAACCTATCCTCAGGTTCATTTATAGCTAAAGTATCGGGCTCTGCTGTTTGGAGTTTACCTACGAACTCTCTCTTCTTCATATCAAATCGATCAATAAAGATAGATTTGGCTGACTTTTGGAGTATGAAATACAATGTTGCACTTCCATTAGCAGGCAGAGAATCTGGGAGTGATATGAGATGCCTAAGCGAATGAATACTATCAGGTGCAAGAACTGATTGGTGACGAGAATAATAGTGAGCCTTTTCATCTAATATCAGTAGATATACTCTCAAATCTAACGAATCTATAAGTTCGTTAGGTCTAACCGATGCATACCACTCAATTGTATCACTAGGAGAAAATGCCCCATCGAGATCAAGGGATTGATCAAAGTAATAAAGGTTTTGCTTCTCTGATAGGAATAATCGACCAGGTCCCTTCCAAAGAGTTTCCTTAGGAGTAAACCTTATACGTTCCATGGCTATGGAATCACTATATAGGGTATCAAGCTCCAATTTATTCGCAATCAAATCCTTTTCAATCTCTTCATATATCCTATCCAGGCGGTGAGAGTGCTCTCCATACCATACAAGAGAAGAGTCATACTTTTCCTTAGATACACCATGCTTATCTAATACACTTTCATAGTATAACATGGCAATCGAATCAGGCTGATATTGATTACGAAGATAGGCCTCTGTGAGTATCATATCCTTAGTAATAGCCAACATTTGATCCCTACTAAGGACATTCATCGGCTTCTGACATTGTGTAAAGAACAACAATATCAGACAGACCAAACCTAGACGATTCCCCCACCCTTTACTCATCACTTTTTGAATCATCCTTAGTTGTTACACTACCCCCAATCAAATCAGTAAATGAATGAGAGTAAAAAAGCAGTAACAGTACTACTCCAACGGAGATACAAGAATCAGCAAAGTTAAAGATGGGACGGAAAAAGACTAATTCCTCTCCTCCTACCCATGGTATCCAACTAGGCCATGTGGACTGGATAATCGGGAAATAAAACATATCCACGACCTTACCCTGAAGCCATCCAGCATATCCACCGCCCTCAGGAAATAGAGTAGCGATCTGACCATAACTATGGCTGAAAATCTGCCCATAAAAGACGGAGTCTATTATATTACCGATGGCACCTGAAAAGATAGCGACCAAGCATAATAAAAAACCGTTAGAGTATTTTCCATGGACAGCCTTATATATAAGCCACCCTATCAGTATGGAAGCTAGTAACCTGAAGATGGTAAGAAAAGCCTTATCAAAAAGCTCCCATCCGAAAGCCATTCCTGGATTTTCAGTGAAGTATATGTAAAACCAATCAGTGACCTT
Coding sequences within:
- a CDS encoding lipoprotein signal peptidase — translated: MVIGVALLLLVIDQAIKFAVKLNFKLGDDLKVTDWFYIYFTENPGMAFGWELFDKAFLTIFRLLASILIGWLIYKAVHGKYSNGFLLCLVAIFSGAIGNIIDSVFYGQIFSHSYGQIATLFPEGGGYAGWLQGKVVDMFYFPIIQSTWPSWIPWVGGEELVFFRPIFNFADSCISVGVVLLLLFYSHSFTDLIGGSVTTKDDSKSDE
- a CDS encoding dihydroorotate dehydrogenase electron transfer subunit; the encoded protein is MNTVSEYNKLNYSGRAIKVIDFKVDKMQFYSPTLYLMVLSPLDEKVKIPNCRPGQFVQIQVPSGCGAFLRRPISIYNVDDNSLGLLILNVGKGTQALSKARIGDVFSIIIPLGNSFTSPVLWFPEEPKQNIKPLLIGGGVGIAPLLMLGKSLKENGIKPTFLFGAKTKTLFPDLSSFQKCGTLHISTEDESWGEKGFVTEHHIINEPNAYNCIYTCGPTPMMKAVAKIAREKNIHCEASLENHMACGVGVCLCCTEPTIDGYKSVCTDGPVFDVNKLMW
- a CDS encoding acyl-CoA thioesterase — translated: MKVRDYECDLQGVVNNSNYQRYMEHARHEFLESIGDNFSKMHDEGYDAMVSKVEISFKQPLRSGDRFWVGVNCRKEGVRFIFDEDVIKIKDQQLAASGSVHTVVLKDGVLTRGEYIDELLNKILG
- a CDS encoding peptidase U32 family protein; this encodes MAENKLTRKDFEIMAPVGSWESLHAAIQGGADSIYFGIEGLNMRARSAKTFDTEDMRQIVRICNEHSIKTYLTVNTIIYDNDMSLLHNIIDSAKDAGVSAIIASDIAAMNYAFTQGVEVHLSTQLNITNVEALKFYSRFADVVVLARELNLDQVEVIHNAIEKEHITGPLGELVRIEMFAHGALCMAVSGKCYLSLHEMNSSANRGACNQICRRSYLVQDTSSNSSLEVENQYIMSPKDLKTIHFMNKMMDAGVRVFKIEGRARGPEYVRTVCECYNEAILAHLENTYTEEKIRDWDERLAKVFNRGFWDGYYLGQRLGEWTHKYGSSATRVKTAVGKVIKYFSNIEVAEFELTNDVVKNGDELLVTGPTSGAVFFIANDMRLDDGPVDEVHDKGVRFSIKVPEKVRPGDTLYIMKMVENKNKSKYL
- a CDS encoding dihydroorotate dehydrogenase, whose protein sequence is MKNFSVKINNLELKNPITTASGTFGDGLLMNRIYDVGELGAIFTKGTTLEPRQGNAPQRMAETASGMLNAVGLQNNGLDYYVNEIYPEIIQLGTEIIPNINGSKIEDYVAVAHKMNELERINAIELNISCPNVKEGGMAFGVSEKGIAEIVREIRAVYHKTLIVKLSPNVTNIARMASIAEDHGADALSLVNTFLGMAIDAERQRPILSTVTGGLSGPAIKPIALRMVWQVANAVKIPVIGIGGITNGIDAIEFMLAGATAVQVGTYNFVDPLCTLKMLEEMSDYMDRHSISDVNEIIGALKI
- a CDS encoding nitronate monooxygenase: MNQNRITELLGIEYPIVQGGMVWCSGHNLVAAVSNEGGLGVLGSGSMYPDQLREEIRNTRKLTDKPFAVNLPLVYPDIAQHIDIIIEENVPIVITSAGNPKSWTKHLHDHGIKVMHVVSSSKFARKAELAGVDAIIVEGFEAGGHNGREETTTMCLIPAVVDSVNVPVIAAGGIASGRAMAAAFALGAEGIQIGTAFALSEESSAHEDFKNHCLTLEEGDTKLLLKKLVPTRLANGKFLEEVETAESRGASKEELQILLGKGRAKKGIFLGDLDEGELEIGQISSTVKEIKSVRDIMEGILKEFRSILREVEKISI
- a CDS encoding thiol-activated cytolysin family protein; the encoded protein is MTTFGCQNKSAEIDSIDSYQAGKGVSLEGLPAGAGMIRANENVPDPVPIGEPSEGEDITPTILNGIKGVIISRSSMYRAGVTFNEYLLFNPMSNLIFPGNVLVGNSISNGRYIPVKEQEVGDITWSSPDLSPKNTGYKFVAKTLNPNFSDYTGVLQEWNSVPKNPTATTTTFEVTEVNSLKEFSSKFGIGIDTEEIKAGFSLSGKVGELKTHILVKFIQKAYSISMDIPRRPILQKANVASMDGVLPVYISDIFYGRLGYALISTDHDYLELLAALEILVPKYSLEISSKYKKILDTSLTQFVIIGGESGSHGQFVTEGWEGFKKALSEPLHSYDAVPIAMTMRYADDNSVARVLLTGEYPVTESYFVKDCESITFSFRSSSISAKAGNREDIYVWGNTTLKVPSELTGTNEVQEYPLISIPKEHYVKVKKDQSSPFDNPEEYQVKLIRPEGMSMHDFLDKRVEIESEFHNTNPAGTIVGQDLGKRTVSVKIQDLLFNAMHGQYIFNTRRNTRLDYSGSIVFELFHDVEGVQEVPSTIVETDGPQGTSTRAIGRNGQTLFSQFTQSNKNK
- a CDS encoding DNA-processing protein DprA, whose translation is MPLFTSPSSITEEQLSLLRLSCIDGIGPVTGRGLIEHFKTAKAILSASKQELAKVSGVKSKLIDLIHGRSGYEKADQEMEILKTLADNNHPLRLYFLGDEDYSPYLSHCYDAPLVLYVRGEIPVDGPMISIVGTRRNTYYAEESLRYIISGLAEARPDIIIVSGLAYGVDRLAHELALEYGLRSLAVVAHGHYTLYPSAHIRLAHQIIETGGGIITEYRYNTRALPQRFVARNRIVAGLSQATIIAESAMKGGALITGNLAFDYGRQLYAIPGRIFDKASEGCNKMIALQKASILTSPEYLLRELNLIQNQPKQKPLPFIEDIPEEENPILRLLREVGELSIEDLSLRLGKELTTISAELFDLELDNKIRALPGGKYSIRNI
- a CDS encoding DUF4296 domain-containing protein, which gives rise to MSKGWGNRLGLVCLILLFFTQCQKPMNVLSRDQMLAITKDMILTEAYLRNQYQPDSIAMLYYESVLDKHGVSKEKYDSSLVWYGEHSHRLDRIYEEIEKDLIANKLELDTLYSDSIAMERIRFTPKETLWKGPGRLFLSEKQNLYYFDQSLDLDGAFSPSDTIEWYASVRPNELIDSLDLRVYLLILDEKAHYYSRHQSVLAPDSIHSLRHLISLPDSLPANGSATLYFILQKSAKSIFIDRFDMKKREFVGKLQTAEPDTLAINEPEDRLEVVDSLQQDESVVE
- a CDS encoding helix-turn-helix transcriptional regulator: MDVKDRIKKIIEMEDISQAEFSRITGINTSTLSHVLTGRNNPSMEVVNKILSAYTRYSSHWLINGEGHPLRDSQESMDNNSLSPLNDYPNNKAFTSHKSLFEEHQETPFAGEEEKYINASQIQQDSSADVDASHHNPNAIQRIGLSESPSKSYSEQKMVPPKASVKRIIVYYDDNTFESFIPEKESK